Proteins found in one Clostridium butyricum genomic segment:
- a CDS encoding sensor histidine kinase — protein sequence MFRNKEFQKFSILFLLMAAVFAMVGFVINMYAGILSIISSAVFGIVFFMFTKSRYKSIAKISDEIDLVLHNDDHLYITESNEGELSILQSEIRKMTLRIREQNDALKKEKEHLADSLADIAHQLRTPLTSVNLILSLLENSNDENELKKFKREAEELLLQMDWLITSLLKISRLDAGIVVFKSEEIDVNKLISTALRPFLISIELHNIDLQIHIEKGIVIHGDSGWLSEALQNIFKNCIESVGDNGRFQITCENNQLFTEIVIHDSGDGFKKEDLPYLFKRFYRGKNTDATGYGIGLALCRMIITRQGGTITAKNHMQGGAVFSIHFPK from the coding sequence ATGTTTCGGAATAAGGAATTTCAGAAATTTTCAATTTTATTTTTATTAATGGCAGCTGTATTTGCAATGGTTGGATTTGTAATAAATATGTATGCAGGAATTCTTTCTATTATTTCTAGTGCAGTTTTTGGAATAGTATTTTTTATGTTTACCAAATCACGATATAAAAGCATTGCTAAGATTTCAGATGAAATAGACCTTGTTCTTCATAATGATGATCATCTTTATATTACTGAATCAAATGAGGGTGAACTTTCGATTCTACAAAGTGAGATAAGAAAAATGACTTTGCGTATTCGAGAGCAGAATGATGCATTAAAAAAAGAAAAGGAACATCTTGCAGATTCGCTTGCAGATATAGCTCATCAACTTAGAACTCCTCTCACATCAGTTAATCTTATTCTATCATTGTTAGAGAATAGTAATGATGAAAATGAACTGAAAAAATTTAAGAGAGAAGCAGAAGAGTTGCTTTTACAGATGGATTGGCTGATTACATCATTATTGAAAATATCTCGTTTAGATGCGGGGATTGTAGTGTTTAAAAGTGAAGAAATAGATGTAAATAAGTTAATATCTACAGCACTTCGTCCGTTTCTGATTTCAATAGAATTGCATAATATTGATTTGCAGATACATATAGAGAAAGGAATTGTTATTCATGGAGACTCAGGTTGGCTTTCGGAAGCACTTCAGAATATTTTTAAAAATTGCATAGAAAGTGTAGGTGATAATGGAAGGTTTCAGATTACTTGTGAAAACAATCAGTTGTTCACTGAGATTGTTATACATGATAGTGGTGATGGTTTTAAAAAAGAAGATTTACCTTATTTATTTAAAAGGTTTTATAGAGGTAAAAATACAGATGCTACAGGATACGGAATTGGATTGGCTCTTTGTAGGATGATTATAACACGTCAGGGAGGAACAATTACTGCTAAAAATCATATGCAAGGTGGTGCTGTATTTTCTATCCATTTTCCAAAGTGA
- a CDS encoding response regulator transcription factor — MKHIFLVEDDKVIAKNLTLLLNSEGFTVTHAPTRGDAISMLAQNKFDLALIDISLPDGNGFTVCTEIKEMMNIPVIFLTASGDESSVVTGLNMGADDYITKPFRPRELIARIKNALRKSESFGTNFEIRGLYVDTASGIVEKNGNEVFLSALEYRLLLVFISNPKSIITRAKLLDELWDAAGEFVNDNTLTVYIKRLREKIENDPADPQIILTVRGTGYRLSGEYVSE; from the coding sequence ATGAAACATATATTTTTAGTTGAGGATGATAAGGTAATTGCTAAAAATCTTACGCTTTTACTAAATTCGGAGGGATTTACAGTTACTCATGCTCCTACACGAGGGGATGCTATTTCTATGCTTGCTCAGAATAAGTTTGATTTGGCATTGATTGATATTTCTTTACCGGATGGAAATGGCTTTACTGTATGTACGGAAATAAAAGAAATGATGAATATTCCAGTTATATTTTTGACAGCTTCTGGTGATGAGTCAAGTGTTGTTACTGGATTGAATATGGGTGCAGATGACTATATTACAAAGCCCTTTCGGCCACGTGAATTGATTGCGCGAATAAAAAATGCACTGCGTAAAAGTGAGAGCTTTGGAACTAATTTTGAAATTCGAGGACTTTATGTGGATACTGCAAGCGGAATAGTTGAAAAAAATGGAAATGAGGTTTTTCTGTCAGCATTAGAATACCGTTTGCTGTTAGTATTTATTAGTAATCCTAAAAGTATTATTACAAGGGCAAAACTACTTGATGAATTGTGGGATGCAGCAGGTGAGTTTGTTAATGATAATACATTGACTGTCTACATCAAGCGGTTGAGAGAGAAGATTGAAAATGATCCAGCAGATCCACAAATAATTTTAACTGTTCGTGGGACTGGGTATAGATTGAGTGGCGAGTATGTTTCGGAATAA